The nucleotide sequence TGCGCGGTGCCGGCGCGGGCATGGCGCCCTGGCAGCAACTGCGTGCCGAACTCAAAGGCGTGAGCGATGTGGAGCGCATTACCGCCCGCATTGCCCTGCGCCAGGTGCGCCCGCGCGAGCTGGTGGGCCTGACCAAAACGCTACAAAAATCGCAGCTTCTTGCGCAATCGGGTCAAGCGCCATCGGCCTATTTGACTCAGATTTTTACCGATCTGATCCCTCCCGCAGGTTGCGCCGAACTGCTGGCGGCCTCCATCATGGAAGAGCCTGCCGCGCTGGTGCGCGATGGCGGTGTGATTGCCACCGGCTTTGATGCCGAGCTGGACGAGCTGCGTGCCATTCAAACCAACTGCGACGAGTTTTTGCTGGAGCTGGAAGCCAAGGAAAAGCTGCTGACTGGCATTCCCAACCTGCGCGTGCAGTTCAACAAGGTGCATGGCTTCTATATTGAAGTCACCAACAGCTACAAGGACGCGGTTCCAGAGCGCTTTCGCCGCCGCCAGACCCTCAAGAACGCCGAGCGCTACATCACGCCAGAGCTCAAGGCCTTCGAGGACAAGGCCCTGTCGGCGCAAGAGCGTGCACTGCAGCGCGAGAAGTTTTTGTTCGAGCAAGTGCTGGACCAGTTGCAACCCCATGTGCCCCAGCTCACCCGCGTGGCCCAGGCCATTGCGGCGCTCGATGTGCTCTGTACGCTGGCTGAGCGCTCGCTGACGCTGAACTGGGCCGAGCCGCAATTCGTCAGCCAGCCCTGCATCGAAATCGAAGCGGGCCGCCACCCCGTGGTGGAAGCACGCATGGCAGAAACATCCAGCGGCAGCTTCATCGCCAACCACACGCGCATGAACCTCAACACGCGCATGCAGATCATTACCGGCCCGAACATGGGCGGTAAATCGACCTATATGCGCCAGGTGGCGCTGATTGTGCTGCTAGCCAGCATGGGCAGCTATGTGCCCGCCACAGCCTGCCGCCTGGGGCCGATTGATGCCATCCACACCCGCATTGGCGCGGCCGATGATCTGGCCAACGCCCAGTCCACCTTCATGATGGAGATGACCGAGGCCGCGCAGATTCTGCATTCAGCCACGCCCCACTCGCTGGTGCTGATGGACGAAATTGGCCGGGGCACCAGCACTTTTGACGGTCTGGCGCTGGCCAGCGGCATTGCCACGCAGTTGCATGACAAGACCAAGGCCTTCACGCTGTTTGCCACCCACTACTTTGAGCTGACCGAGCTGCCCGCCAAAGCCAAGGCTGCCGTCAACGTGCATGTGGGCGCAGCCGAATCGGGCAGCGACATCGTGTTTCTGCACGAAATTCAAGCCGGCCCCGCCAGCCGCAGCTACGGTATTCAGGTCGCCAAACTGGCGGGCATGCCCGCCGGTGTGCTCAACCATGCGCGCCACGCGCTGGAGGCGCTGGAGTCTCAGGCCGGAGAGAACGATTTGCAGGTCAATCTGTTTGATGCGCCAGAGCTCTCAGAGGAAATTACAGCGCCAAGCCAGTTGGAGCAAGCGCTGTCCGCTATCAATCCTGATGCCTTGAGCCCGCGTGAAGCGCTGGAAGCGATCTACCAGCTCAAGCTTGTGGCTGCGCGTAATACCTGATGAGAACACCACCGGCGCGTGCCCCATCGGCCCGCGCCGGTCAGGTCTGTCACCAGGAATAGCCCATCTGCGCGCGCGCTGCTGGGCGGGAGCCACTGCCACTGGATGTCGCCACACCCAGTCCCAGATTCACATTGGCGTTGACCTGATAACCCCAGGCCACACCCAATGCAGACTGCCCGCCATAGGTACCCACGGCGGCGCCCACCCAATTCTTGCCAGGCGCCAATGCGGGCATACCGGGAATGGCCAGCGATGCTGCAATCCCCTTGCTGGCATAGTTTCTTGCCTCTTGGCTGGCTGCTGCCACCGCCCCCTGCATCTGACCCACGTTCACCGCATCAGTCGCTGCAGTACCCGGTGCCACATTGGTAATCTGGCGGCTCAGCCCCGTGCTGCCATTACCCACCGAAACGCTATTGGCCCGATCTGCGGTAGACCCCTGCCCCAGCGCTACCGAGTTATCACCACTGGCCAGCGTATTCGCTCCAAGCGCCACGCTGTTATTGCCTTGTGCAATCGCGTTATTACCCACCGCCGTGGTGGGGTCGGCCAGCGCCTTCGCCCCCGCACCAATGGCCACAGACCCCGCGTAATGTGCTTCAGCCCCTGCCCCCAGCGCCGTCGTTGCGTCGCCAACGGCTTTGGAGCCTTGGCCTATGGCGGTGGCACCGCTGCCCTGAGCTGTCGCATTCGGGCCGCAACTCACATTGCCATTGCTGAAGCTGCACAGCCCATTGGCAAACGCCTGGTTCATCATGGTCTGCAGCGCCATGACTTGCTGGCTGGTGAAGTTATTCGCACTGCCCAGGGCCGCCTGACTGCTTTGCTGCATCTGCCCCACATTCACCGCATCGGTGCTGGCCTGCCCTGCAGCGACGTTGCTGATAGTGGTACCTGCGCCAGCATTCGCATTCAGATTCAACGTTCTGCCGCCATTGGCGTATTGCGCAGAATTATTGGCCGTGGCCTGCGCCGTGGAAATTCCCGTAGACAGGCTCCCTACACTGGCCGCTGTGCTGGTGGATAGCGAAGAGATTGAACTTTGGGCCCCTGCAACCCCCGTCGACAAGCTACCCACATTGGCAGCCATGCTGGTGGACAGTCCGGCAACCTGCCCTGCGGTGCTGGTAGACAGGGAAGAAATGGCACTTTGAGCACCGGCAATACCGGTGGACAAACTGCCAACGCTGGCGGCAGTGCTGGTGGACAGCCCCGAGATTTGGCCCCCCACGCTGGTGGAGAGCGACGTAATCGAGCTGTTCGCCCCCGCAATCCCCTTCGACAAACTCCCCACACTCGCCGCCGTGCCGGTGGACAGCGATGCCACTGCGCTATTGGCCCCCGCAACCCCCGTCGACAAGCTACTGGCATGGGCATCTACCGTTGTGGACAATGACGACAGAGAACTGTTTGCGCCTGCAATCCCTGTCGACAAACTGCCAACGCTGGCGGCAGTGCTGGTGGACAGCCCAGAGATTTGCCCCCCCACGCTGGTGGAGAGTGACGTAATCGAGCTGTTCGCCCCCGCAACCCCCGTCGACAAGCTACTGGCATGGGCATCTACCGTTGTGGACAGTGACGACAGAGAGCTGTTTGTGCTTGCAATCCCTGTCGACAAACTGCCAAGGCTGGCGGCAGTGCTGGTGGACAGCCCAGAGATCTGCCCCCCCACGCTGGTGGAGAGTGACGTAATCGAGCTGTTGGCTCCCGCAATCCCCGTAGACAAACTGCCCACACTCGCCGCCGTGCCGGTGGACAGCGATGCCACTGCGCTATTGGCCCCGGCAATCCCCGTAGACAAGCTGCTGGCATGCGTATCTACCGTCGTGGACAGTGACGACAGAGAACTGTTTGTGCCTGCAATCGCAGTCGACAGGCTAACGTTCAAGTCGTAAACCTGCCCACCGGTCACGCCATCCGTACTGCCACTGACAAGACTGCCCACAGCCATATTGGTGATGACACGGTTTACACCATTTCCGCCGACGGAAACGGAGTTGCTCACGTTGGCCACCGACCCCTGGCCCAGCGCCACGGAATTGGCCGCGGTGGCCTGCGCGCCATTGCCCAGCGCCGTGGCATTTTCTGCAGTGGCCTGCGCAGCGTTCATGCTGGCATTGCTGCCGCCAATCGCCGTGGTGTAGTTGCCGCTGGCAACTGCGCCATTTCCGCCGGCCTGGCCATTCGTTCCTCCATAATTATTAGGATCATATGTCCCATCACTTCCATTAGCACCGCCACCAATGGCTGTGCTGCCAATGCCACTGGCAATCGCTCCACTCCCGCCCTGCCCGCCGACACCTCCACCTACAAGTCCATTCCCCCCAAAGCCCCCCTGGCCTCCGCTGCCTATGGCGGTTGCCCCTGCCGCATTAGCAAGGGCTCCGTTGCCGCCATTGCCACCGTTGCCCCCCCCTGCATACAGGGCCGCGAGTCCGCCGGCACCACCACCTCCGCCACCGCCAAGTGCCAGCGCACCACCTGTCGCAGCATTGGCACCACCGCCACCGCCACCGCCGCCGCCATAGCGCCCTGATGAATCGAAGTTTGTGCCACCTATGCCACCCGCCCCTATGGCGGTAGCACCTCCCACTGCAATAGAGCCGCCACCGCCGCCTCCCGGCGAAGCCCCTTGAAATAAGCTGGGCCCACCTGTCCCTCCACTTCCTGCGGCACCCCCCACTCCTCCTGCATTACTGGCTCCGCTTGTGCCCTCACTTCCTCCCTGCCCTCCTGGGTTCGCGCCTGAGCCATTCCCACCTTGCCCCCCTTGCCCACTCTGCAGTTGCGCTTGCACTGGTGCCAGCGGAAACAGCGCCAACCCCGCGGTGGCAACAATGGCCGCGCACAGCAGACGCGGGGTATAGCGTGGGGGTGGGCACAGTTGGGTTTGATGGTGATGCCGCCAGGCACTGAGGAAGGCTTTGGGACTGCGACTCATGAAATACTCCTTGCTATTGAAAGAGGGAGGTAACTACTGCACCGCACAAAAACTCATGCAAGTGCTGTAGCAAGGAACCGTCCACTCTTGATAGCTACCGATGCTAGGAATCGACATCAGAGTCGCCAATCACTGAAAACTGGTAATTTTTGACATTTAAGGAAAAAACCGCGATTCCACGACTCAGAAGCCGTTACTTCGCTGCGAACCTATAATTTCCGAGTTTTTGCTGGCGTCGCCTCTGGGTGGTGCTTTCAACTGTTATCTCTTGTGATAGCGCCGTTGTGGCGCAACTGACTACCGCTCTCCCATGACCTATTGCGTCGCTCTCAAGATCAACGCTGGCCTTGTGTTTCTGTCGGACTCCCGCACCAATGCGGGCCTGGACCAGATCAGCACGTTTCGCAAGGTCATGCTTTACGAACAGCCTGGCGAGCGCTTCATGGTGCTGCAGTCGGCTGGCAATCTGGCCATCACCCAGTCTGTGCGTGAGTTGCTGGAAAGCTTTCAGCTGCATGACCCAGCTACCGACGAGCGGCTGACCATCTGGAATGTGCGCAGCATGTTCGACGCTGCCCGCGTGCTGGGCGCCGCTGTACGCCATGTGTATGACCGCGAGGCCGCAGCCCTGCAGCGTGCGGGCGTGGACTTCAATGTCTCCATGATTTTTGGCGGCCAGATTCAGGGCGAAGGCATGCGCCTGTTTCAGGTCTATTCAGCTGGCAACTTCATTGAGGCAACCAGCGAAACGCCTTATTTCCAGATTGGTGAATCCAAGTACGGCAAGCCGGTGCTGGACCGTGTCATCACCTCCGAGACACCGCTGGACGAGGCCGCCAAATGCGCGCTGGTGTCAATGGACAGCACGCTCAAGTCCAACCTGTCGGTGGGCCTGCCGCTGGATCTGATCGTTTACGAAAACAACCGTTTTGCCACCGACAGAATTGTCTGCCTGGATGCCGACAACCCCTATCTGCGCATGTTGCATGACAGCTGGGGCGAACGCCTGCGCCATGTATTTGACAGCATTGACGACCCCGCCTGGGACGGTGGCCAGACCCAGACACCTATCCGCGTGCACAGCCCGCGTGCCCATCCGCTGGCCAAGGTGGGGGCACCAGCCAAAGCGCAGTCTGCCGGGCTGTCAGGCGCAGGCAATATTCCGCCTGCTGCGCTGCGCCAGCCCATTGTTCCGCCTCAGGCTGGCCTGAGTGCAGCGCATGAATATCAGCGCCTGCAGTCGGCCGAGGAACAGGCCCGCCTGCAAAAGCAGGCCTCGCTGTCCAACCTCTGAGCGGACTGCCGCATGCCCGCCACTCCAGTCCGTGAAAACACCTTGCCGATTGTGTTCGCGCATGCCAACAGCTTTCCGCTGGGTACCTACCGGCTGCTGTTTTCGCTGCTGCGCCAGCGCGGCATTTCAGCCAGTGGTGTTGAGCGCTTCGGGCATGACCCGGCCCGCCCGGTCACCAACCATTGGCCACATCTGGTCGATGAGCTGATCGAACATGCCGAGCAGCAGGTGCAGCGGCACGGCCAGCCTATCTATCTGGTCGGGCACTCGCTGGGCGGCATTCTGAGCTTTCAGGCCGCCACCAAGCGCCCTGACCTGGCCCGTGGCGTGCTGCTGATTGATTCGCCCCTGCTGGGCGGCTGGAAGGCCAATGCGGTGGACCTGGCCAAACGCACGCCCATCGTCGCCTCGGTGTCACCGGGCAAGATCAGCCAGCGCCGCCGCAACACCTGGGCCAGCAATGAAGAGGCGCTGGAGTACTTTCGCGGCAAGAAGGCTTTTGCCCAATGGCACCCGCAGGTGCTGCAGGACTATGTGGAGCATGGCCTGGAAGATCATCAGGGCAAGCGCAGCCTGCTATTCAAGCGGGAAGTGGAAACCGCTATCTACAACACCCTGCCCAGCAATCTGAACCACCAGCTGCGCCGCAGCCCGCTGCGCTGCCCCGTGTCTTTTATCGGCGGACGTTCCTCGGTCGAGATGCGCCAGGTGGGCATGGAGATGACGCAGCGCATGACCAAGGGCCGCATCATGATGCTGGACGGCGGTCATCTTTTTCCCATGGAGCGCCCCGAGGCCACGGCGGCGGCCATCGAGGCATCGCTGCTGAATATGGAGCAGAGCATTCTGCAATCAGCCCCGCAAATCGCTCCTAAATAAATAGCTTGTAGCGCTTGATAGGATTGGACATCCACCTCAAACTGACTTGAAGTCTTGATTTAACAAGCGCTGGCAGCTATGAAAAAAGCCACTTGCAGTGACGCAAGTGGCTTTTTTTGGGGCCGCTGAAAACGGCTTAATGGTGCCAATCCACCATGCCGGTATAGGCCGTCACCAGCACGATGATGCCGAAGACGATGCGGTACCAGGCAAAGGGCACAAAGCTGTTGGTGGAGATAAAGCGCAGCAGCCAGCGCACGCACAGCCAGGCGCTGATGAAGGAGAACACCAGGCCCACCAGAAACAGCGGCGCATCCGCCATGCTCAGCGAGGCGCGCTCCTTGTACATGCTGTAGACACCCGCACCAATCAGCGTGGGCATGCCCAGGAAGAAAGAGAAGTCGGTCGCCGCCTTGCGCGACAACCCCATCAGCATGCCGCCGATGATGGTGGAGCCACTGCGGCTCATGCCCGGCACCAGCGCAAAGCACTGCACCAGACCCACCTTGATGGCGTCCACTGGCGTCATATCGTCCACCGAATGCACGCGTGTGGCCGATGCGGGGCGCTTTTCAGCCCACAAAATGATGAAGCCGCCCACGATGAAGGTCGTGGCCACAATCACCGGGGTAAACAGATGCTCCTGCACCATCTTGCCCACCAGCAGCGCCAGCACTGCAGCAGGCAAAAAGCCCACCAGCACATTGAGCGCAAACTTCTGCGCTTCGCGGCTGCTGGGCAGCTCGACCAGCGTGGAGCGAATCTTCTGCCAGTACACCAGCATCACGGCAAAGATGGCACCGGTCTGAATGGCGATCTCGAACACCTTGGCCTTGCCGCCGACAAAACCCATCAAAGAGCCCGCCAGAATCAGGTGACCCGTAGAAGAAATGGGCAGGAACTCGGTCAGTCCTTCCACAATGCCCATGATGGCGGCCTTGAGCAGCAATAAAGTATCCACGCGATTCTTCCTTTGGATGCAGGGTTAGAAGCAAAGCTGAGCATTATCCTCTCAGCCATTTCCACTGTGGCCACAGCACGGTCTTGCACTGGCGCAATCGCAAACTTTTACAAGCTCTGAGGTGCTGACATAGGCAAAGCCGTCCAGCTGTGCTGCAATTGCGGTGCGCCGGCTGTCGGCGTTCTCAAAAAACATCACACCATCATGAAAAAATTCCTTGTCCTGGCTGTTGTCTCCCTGGCTTGCAGCATGAGCATGGCCGCAGGCGACAAGCCCAAAACCGCCCAGCAGCAGCTGATGGGCACCTGCAATACCGAAGCCACCGGCATGAAAGGTGACGAGCGCAAGGATTTCATGAAGTCCTGCCTGTCCGACGGCCGCAAGCGCCAGCAGGAACGCATGAAGTCCTGCAATGTGGACGCGACCGGCAAGAAGGGTGACGAGCGCAAGGCTTTTATGAGCGACTGCCTGAAGAAGGACTGATCGCGCTTTATTGCCTCTGAGCAAACGCCGCAGACCTGCAAAGGCTGCGGCGTTTTTCATGAGCCGTTCACGCAAACGCAGCGCATCTCACACCGCGCTTTCTGCCATTCATCGCATGGCACTGGCTTCTGACGCCTGTCAGCCGCACAGTGCAGACACCCCCTGAATCGCAGGAGCTGCACCATGCCACTGACACCGCTGATCGCCTTTCACATGAGCTGCGCCATTGGCGCCACTGCAATTGGCCCGGTTGCACTCTGGGCACGCCGCAGCGGCGCCGCGCGGCCTGTGCTGCATCGCATTGCGGGCTATGCCTTTGTGCTGCTGATGGTGTGCACTGCCGTTTCAGCCCTGTTCATTCGAGATTTCAAGCGACTCAACCTAGCTGGCTTCACGCTGGTTCACCTGCTGATCCCGCTGACGCTGGTCGGCTTATTCGGTGCCTTCTGGCATCTGAGCCATAAGCGCATAGATCAGCACCGCCGCATCATGCGCAAGCTCTATTTCGGCGCCTGTGTGAGCGCGGGTCTGTTTACGCTGGTTCCCGGGCGTCTGCTCGGTGATCTGCTCTGGAAGCAACTGGTCTGAATCATTCACCCTCAAGGAGAGCAGCATGTACTGTGACGCAAGCACCCTCACCCTCGAACAACAGGCCCGCCGCCGCGCGGGTAAGAAGCTGGGCTGGTATCTGCACGCCAGCGTCTATCTTTGCGTCAACCTGGGGCTGATGGCGCTGTCCTTCAGTCAGGGGCGCCATTGGGCCATCTTCCCCGCGCTGGGCTGGGGCGTGGGCCTGCTCATGCACGGGCTGGCCGTCTGGCTGACTTCCTCTGGCACACCCCTGTGGCAGCGCATGGTGGAGCGCGAGATGAAGACACTGCAAAAAGCCGACACACCGAGCTAGCCGCTACGCCTTGTCTCACCTAGTATGCATTCCATGTTTTTTAAGCCCCGCCCCGCACGCTCGCCAGCCATTGAACTGCTGCGACACGGCGCGACCGTGCTGGGCGTGTGTCTGTTCATCACCTTGCTGCTGACCCAAATGGGGCAAGGCAGCTGGGATGTGAATCTGGTCTACTCCGTGGCGATCGGCCTGCCTGCCTGGCTCATCATCGAGCTGGGCGGCAAGCGGTTTCGGCAAAGCGACCAAATCCCCTGGCCTCTTGGCTGGCGCGGCGTGCTACTGGTGATTGTGGGCGTACTGGCTGGTTTTGGCCTGGGCAGTGTGATCGGCCACAGTTACCAGTCACAGATGTACCCGGAGCAAACTGATGCCAAGGCGCCAGCGCTACTGTTCCCCATGCTCATCACGCTGGTGACCAGCACGGCCATGTCCACCGTGTTCTATCTGGCGGGCAAGGCCCGCTATCTGCAAATGCAGGCTGAGCAGTCGCAGCGCCAGGCAGCCGAGGCCCATCTCAAGCTGCTACAGGCCCAGCTTGAGCCGCATATGCTGTTCAACACGCTGGCCAACTTGCGCGCACTGATCTCCATCGACGCACAACGCGCCGAGCAGATGCTGGACCATCTGATTGACTACCTGCGCGCCACCCTCAGCGGCTCACGCAGTGGCACGCACAGCCTGGAAGCAGAATTTGCACTGCTGACCGATTATCTGGCGCTGATGCAGATACGCATGGGCAAGCGGCTGAGCTATGCGCTGCACCTGCCCCCTGAGTTGGCCCAGACCCCTGTTCCGCCGCTGCTGCTGCAGCCACTGGTGGAAAACAGCATTCGCCACGGGCTGGAGCCCAGACTGGAAGGCGGCCATATCCAGATAGCGGCAAGCCTGCTGCAAGGCCCGCAAATGCTGCTGACAGTCACAGACAATGGCCAGGGGCTTTCCGGCGCCAAGCCACTTTCGGCAAGCTCCAGCAGCTTTGGTCTGGAACAAGTGCGCGAGCGCCTGAGCAACCGTTATGGAGACACTGCCACTTTCAATTTGATAGCTGATAGCGCAGGTGGTACGAAGGCTTCCATCACATTTCCCTTGAATACTACGCCATGACCAGTTCCCCACGCGCCCTGATTGCCGAAGACGAGCCACTGCTGGCCCAGGCCCTGCAGCAGATGCTGGCGCAGCAATGGCCTGCACTGCAGATTCAGTGCGTCGCGGCAGATGGAATCGGCGCGGCAAGCCAGGCCCTTGCGCTGCAGCCCGATGTCCTGTTTCTCGATATCCGCATGCCCGGCCAGAGCGGGCTGGAGGCCGCTGCCGAGATTGCCGACAGCTGGCCCGATCAACTGCCACTGCCCGCCATTGTTTTTGTTACCGCCTACGACCAGTACGCGCTGGCCGCCTTTGAAGCCTGTGCCATTGA is from Comamonas fluminis and encodes:
- a CDS encoding YadA family autotransporter adhesin, with product MSTGIAGAQSAISSLSTSTAGQVAGLSTSMAANVGSLSTGVAGAQSSISSLSTSTAASVGSLSTGISTAQATANNSAQYANGGRTLNLNANAGAGTTISNVAAGQASTDAVNVGQMQQSSQAALGSANNFTSQQVMALQTMMNQAFANGLCSFSNGNVSCGPNATAQGSGATAIGQGSKAVGDATTALGAGAEAHYAGSVAIGAGAKALADPTTAVGNNAIAQGNNSVALGANTLASGDNSVALGQGSTADRANSVSVGNGSTGLSRQITNVAPGTAATDAVNVGQMQGAVAAASQEARNYASKGIAASLAIPGMPALAPGKNWVGAAVGTYGGQSALGVAWGYQVNANVNLGLGVATSSGSGSRPAARAQMGYSW
- the mutS gene encoding DNA mismatch repair protein MutS; its protein translation is MMQQYFKLKADYPDTLVFYRMGDFYELFFADAEKVTRLLDITLTSRGQTAGQPIPMAGVPFHALENYLGRLIKMGESVAICEQVGEIGAGKGPVERKVVRVVTPGTLTDSELLSDKSEAMLVAVHTAGRQRCGLAWMAVTQGRIHMAECAADELGAWLSRIAPSEVIYSAGVTERFEQALFAVKHSGSISCPLSPRPDWQFDSGLGERKLLELLGAASLKAWEAENLPLAHAASAALLSYAEHTQGRNLTHIHAIAVQRDDDLIALPLATRRNLELVKTLRGEDSPTVFSLLDTCMTGMGSRLLKTWLLEPERNRKSAMQRLDAIGVLRGAGAGMAPWQQLRAELKGVSDVERITARIALRQVRPRELVGLTKTLQKSQLLAQSGQAPSAYLTQIFTDLIPPAGCAELLAASIMEEPAALVRDGGVIATGFDAELDELRAIQTNCDEFLLELEAKEKLLTGIPNLRVQFNKVHGFYIEVTNSYKDAVPERFRRRQTLKNAERYITPELKAFEDKALSAQERALQREKFLFEQVLDQLQPHVPQLTRVAQAIAALDVLCTLAERSLTLNWAEPQFVSQPCIEIEAGRHPVVEARMAETSSGSFIANHTRMNLNTRMQIITGPNMGGKSTYMRQVALIVLLASMGSYVPATACRLGPIDAIHTRIGAADDLANAQSTFMMEMTEAAQILHSATPHSLVLMDEIGRGTSTFDGLALASGIATQLHDKTKAFTLFATHYFELTELPAKAKAAVNVHVGAAESGSDIVFLHEIQAGPASRSYGIQVAKLAGMPAGVLNHARHALEALESQAGENDLQVNLFDAPELSEEITAPSQLEQALSAINPDALSPREALEAIYQLKLVAARNT
- a CDS encoding 2TM domain-containing protein: MYCDASTLTLEQQARRRAGKKLGWYLHASVYLCVNLGLMALSFSQGRHWAIFPALGWGVGLLMHGLAVWLTSSGTPLWQRMVEREMKTLQKADTPS
- a CDS encoding PsiF family protein; translated protein: MKKFLVLAVVSLACSMSMAAGDKPKTAQQQLMGTCNTEATGMKGDERKDFMKSCLSDGRKRQQERMKSCNVDATGKKGDERKAFMSDCLKKD
- a CDS encoding alpha/beta fold hydrolase — encoded protein: MPATPVRENTLPIVFAHANSFPLGTYRLLFSLLRQRGISASGVERFGHDPARPVTNHWPHLVDELIEHAEQQVQRHGQPIYLVGHSLGGILSFQAATKRPDLARGVLLIDSPLLGGWKANAVDLAKRTPIVASVSPGKISQRRRNTWASNEEALEYFRGKKAFAQWHPQVLQDYVEHGLEDHQGKRSLLFKREVETAIYNTLPSNLNHQLRRSPLRCPVSFIGGRSSVEMRQVGMEMTQRMTKGRIMMLDGGHLFPMERPEATAAAIEASLLNMEQSILQSAPQIAPK
- a CDS encoding proteasome-type protease; this encodes MTYCVALKINAGLVFLSDSRTNAGLDQISTFRKVMLYEQPGERFMVLQSAGNLAITQSVRELLESFQLHDPATDERLTIWNVRSMFDAARVLGAAVRHVYDREAAALQRAGVDFNVSMIFGGQIQGEGMRLFQVYSAGNFIEATSETPYFQIGESKYGKPVLDRVITSETPLDEAAKCALVSMDSTLKSNLSVGLPLDLIVYENNRFATDRIVCLDADNPYLRMLHDSWGERLRHVFDSIDDPAWDGGQTQTPIRVHSPRAHPLAKVGAPAKAQSAGLSGAGNIPPAALRQPIVPPQAGLSAAHEYQRLQSAEEQARLQKQASLSNL
- a CDS encoding DUF2306 domain-containing protein, producing MPLTPLIAFHMSCAIGATAIGPVALWARRSGAARPVLHRIAGYAFVLLMVCTAVSALFIRDFKRLNLAGFTLVHLLIPLTLVGLFGAFWHLSHKRIDQHRRIMRKLYFGACVSAGLFTLVPGRLLGDLLWKQLV
- a CDS encoding undecaprenyl-diphosphate phosphatase — protein: MDTLLLLKAAIMGIVEGLTEFLPISSTGHLILAGSLMGFVGGKAKVFEIAIQTGAIFAVMLVYWQKIRSTLVELPSSREAQKFALNVLVGFLPAAVLALLVGKMVQEHLFTPVIVATTFIVGGFIILWAEKRPASATRVHSVDDMTPVDAIKVGLVQCFALVPGMSRSGSTIIGGMLMGLSRKAATDFSFFLGMPTLIGAGVYSMYKERASLSMADAPLFLVGLVFSFISAWLCVRWLLRFISTNSFVPFAWYRIVFGIIVLVTAYTGMVDWHH
- a CDS encoding sensor histidine kinase encodes the protein MFFKPRPARSPAIELLRHGATVLGVCLFITLLLTQMGQGSWDVNLVYSVAIGLPAWLIIELGGKRFRQSDQIPWPLGWRGVLLVIVGVLAGFGLGSVIGHSYQSQMYPEQTDAKAPALLFPMLITLVTSTAMSTVFYLAGKARYLQMQAEQSQRQAAEAHLKLLQAQLEPHMLFNTLANLRALISIDAQRAEQMLDHLIDYLRATLSGSRSGTHSLEAEFALLTDYLALMQIRMGKRLSYALHLPPELAQTPVPPLLLQPLVENSIRHGLEPRLEGGHIQIAASLLQGPQMLLTVTDNGQGLSGAKPLSASSSSFGLEQVRERLSNRYGDTATFNLIADSAGGTKASITFPLNTTP